The Deinococcus koreensis genome window below encodes:
- the trxA gene encoding thioredoxin → MKPVELTDSNFGQETSEGLTLVDFWAPWCGPCRIIAPVIEELAGQYEGRVKIGKLNVDDNPVTQGQFRVMSIPTLILFKDGQPVEGVVGAQPKRAFEALLDKYAGATPVSAGTESVSAN, encoded by the coding sequence ATGAAGCCTGTGGAACTCACCGACAGCAATTTTGGACAGGAAACCTCTGAAGGTCTGACCCTGGTCGACTTCTGGGCCCCCTGGTGCGGGCCCTGCCGGATCATCGCGCCCGTGATCGAGGAACTCGCCGGCCAGTACGAGGGCCGGGTCAAGATCGGCAAGCTGAATGTCGACGACAACCCCGTCACGCAGGGCCAGTTCCGCGTGATGAGCATCCCCACCCTGATCCTCTTCAAGGACGGTCAGCCGGTCGAGGGCGTGGTGGGCGCGCAGCCCAAGCGGGCCTTCGAGGCGCTGCTGGACAAGTACGCCGGGGCCACGCCCGTGTCTGCGGGCACGGAGAGTGTCAGCGCGAACTGA
- the ftsH gene encoding ATP-dependent zinc metalloprotease FtsH → MSRPLRPLPTPLALLTGLVLLAGPAALGQGAAPAGGQGLSQGAAPPSRPVSGEYTTNRFFDDLANKRVASVTLDSLGNATVNLSRSLDGRSRHTLVVPADGATLDRIRAAGVLLNVVPGGSAFGWLGQVLPLVLTGLILLVLWRSMRGSSGSSSASTFGKSKAAVIAEGQIKLSFQDVAGCDEAKADLQEVVDFLRSPEKYHSLGARIPHGVLLVGPPGSGKTLLAKAVAGEAKVPYYSISGSDFVEMFVGVGAARVRDLFDQARKSAPCIVFIDEIDAVGRKRGISLQGGNDEREQTLNQLLVEMDGFSSGQEVIILAATNRPDVLDAALLRPGRFDRQVVVDAPDVRGREMILRIHARKKPLDVSVDLGVVARRTAGMVGADLENLLNEAALLAAREGRHRITGRDVDEARDRVLMGPERRSLVVREADRKVTAYHEVGHALAAQLLPHANRVAKLTVVPRGRAAGYMMPDADDRLHVTRGALEDMICVALSGRAAEEVVYGEVTTGAQNDFQQATTIARRMVTEWGMSGRIGKVALASDQGTYLGGGSQLSAMSEATAQQIDEEVRSLIEAAYERALSLVREHLHRVHEIVTILMQRETLIGEEFSTLLAGGTLEPVVLPPASPSPAGNPPPPLPA, encoded by the coding sequence ATGTCCCGCCCGCTGCGCCCTCTGCCCACGCCCCTGGCGCTGCTGACCGGCCTCGTGCTGCTGGCCGGCCCGGCCGCTCTCGGTCAGGGGGCCGCCCCCGCCGGGGGCCAGGGGCTGAGCCAGGGCGCGGCCCCGCCGTCCAGACCGGTCTCCGGGGAGTACACCACCAACCGCTTTTTCGATGATCTGGCGAACAAGCGGGTCGCCAGCGTGACCCTGGACAGTCTGGGCAACGCGACCGTGAACCTCTCCCGCTCACTGGACGGCCGCTCCAGACACACGCTGGTGGTGCCCGCCGACGGCGCCACCCTCGACCGCATCCGGGCGGCCGGCGTGCTCCTGAACGTCGTGCCCGGCGGCTCGGCCTTCGGCTGGCTGGGCCAGGTGCTGCCGCTGGTGCTCACCGGACTGATCCTGCTGGTGCTGTGGCGCAGCATGCGCGGCAGTTCGGGCAGCAGCAGCGCCAGCACGTTCGGGAAGTCGAAGGCGGCGGTGATCGCGGAGGGGCAGATCAAGCTCTCCTTCCAGGACGTCGCCGGCTGCGACGAGGCCAAGGCCGACCTGCAGGAAGTCGTCGACTTCCTGCGCTCGCCCGAGAAATACCACTCCCTCGGCGCCCGCATCCCCCACGGCGTCCTCCTCGTCGGCCCCCCCGGCTCCGGCAAGACCCTGCTCGCCAAGGCCGTCGCCGGCGAGGCCAAAGTCCCCTACTACTCCATCAGTGGCTCCGACTTCGTCGAGATGTTCGTGGGGGTGGGCGCCGCCCGCGTCCGCGACCTGTTCGACCAGGCCCGCAAGTCTGCGCCCTGCATCGTCTTCATCGACGAGATCGACGCCGTGGGGAGAAAACGCGGCATCTCGCTGCAGGGCGGCAACGACGAGCGCGAACAGACCCTCAACCAGCTGCTCGTCGAGATGGACGGCTTCTCCTCGGGCCAGGAGGTCATCATCCTGGCGGCCACCAACCGCCCGGACGTGCTGGACGCCGCGTTGCTGAGGCCGGGGAGATTTGACCGGCAGGTGGTGGTGGACGCGCCGGACGTGCGGGGACGCGAGATGATCCTGCGCATCCACGCGCGCAAGAAGCCGCTGGACGTCTCGGTGGACTTGGGGGTGGTGGCCAGGAGGACGGCGGGGATGGTGGGGGCGGATCTGGAGAACCTGCTGAACGAGGCGGCACTCCTGGCGGCGAGAGAGGGGCGGCACCGGATCACGGGGCGGGACGTGGACGAGGCGCGTGACCGGGTGCTGATGGGGCCGGAACGCCGCTCGCTGGTGGTGCGGGAGGCCGACCGCAAGGTCACCGCCTACCACGAGGTCGGTCATGCCCTCGCCGCTCAGCTGCTCCCGCACGCCAACCGGGTGGCGAAGCTGACCGTGGTGCCCCGGGGCCGCGCGGCGGGCTACATGATGCCCGACGCCGACGACCGCCTGCACGTCACGCGCGGGGCGCTGGAGGACATGATCTGCGTGGCGCTCTCGGGCCGCGCCGCCGAGGAAGTGGTGTACGGCGAGGTCACCACCGGGGCGCAGAACGATTTCCAGCAGGCGACCACCATCGCCCGGCGGATGGTCACCGAATGGGGCATGAGCGGGCGCATCGGCAAGGTGGCGCTGGCGTCCGATCAGGGCACCTACCTGGGGGGCGGCTCCCAGCTCTCGGCCATGAGCGAGGCGACCGCGCAGCAGATCGACGAGGAGGTGCGCTCGCTGATCGAGGCCGCCTACGAGCGCGCCCTGTCGCTGGTGCGCGAACATCTGCACCGCGTCCACGAGATCGTGACCATCCTGATGCAGCGCGAGACCCTGATCGGGGAGGAATTCAGCACCCTGCTGGCCGGCGGCACGCTGGAGCCGGTGGTGCTGCCCCCGGCGTCCCCCTCGCCCGCCGGCAACCCGCCCCCTCCCCTGCCCGCCTGA
- a CDS encoding NYN domain-containing protein produces the protein MERIALFIDGANVYAAAKRLGWNFDHRKILEYFSAGGALYNAFYYTAVPIPIDDKQKRFTDALTYMGYTVRTRPLRETTDDAGETSRRANLDIEIVTDLLTTTERYDTAVLLTGDGDFERPVEVLRARGKRVVVASIAEMTSYELRNAADVYIDFKDIREQVERPGYRLPSEQRGPEARSGESRGTESRPYYVSAALTDTDER, from the coding sequence GTGGAACGGATTGCCCTGTTTATTGATGGAGCGAATGTATACGCGGCGGCCAAACGGCTGGGGTGGAATTTCGACCACCGCAAGATTCTGGAGTATTTCTCGGCGGGCGGCGCCCTGTACAACGCCTTCTACTACACGGCGGTGCCCATTCCCATCGACGACAAGCAGAAGCGCTTCACGGACGCCCTGACCTACATGGGCTACACGGTCCGCACGCGGCCGCTGCGCGAGACCACCGACGACGCCGGCGAGACCTCGCGCCGGGCCAACCTGGACATCGAGATCGTGACCGATCTGCTGACCACCACGGAGCGCTACGACACGGCCGTCCTGCTCACCGGCGACGGCGATTTCGAGCGGCCCGTGGAGGTGCTGCGTGCCCGGGGCAAGCGGGTCGTGGTGGCGAGCATCGCCGAGATGACCAGCTACGAACTGCGCAACGCCGCCGACGTGTACATCGACTTCAAGGACATCCGCGAGCAGGTGGAGCGCCCCGGCTACCGCCTGCCCAGCGAGCAGCGCGGCCCGGAGGCCCGCAGCGGCGAGTCGCGCGGCACCGAGAGCCGCCCGTACTACGTGTCGGCCGCCCTCACGGACACCGATGAGCGCTGA
- a CDS encoding DUF309 domain-containing protein, whose amino-acid sequence MTTALMLDAAWQEGVAHFNAGRWWEAHESWEDPWMRARGEARGDERAFLQALILLAAALHKRWHHGSLSHRNLFKADAYLARLPGVYGGLDLGGLRAQVWAALNEPGLSPQIVVAVPGEHAPAESTLAE is encoded by the coding sequence ATGACGACCGCGCTGATGCTGGACGCCGCCTGGCAGGAGGGGGTGGCCCACTTCAACGCCGGGCGCTGGTGGGAAGCCCACGAGTCCTGGGAGGACCCGTGGATGCGGGCGCGGGGCGAGGCCCGGGGGGACGAGCGCGCCTTCCTGCAGGCCCTGATCCTGCTGGCGGCCGCGCTGCACAAACGCTGGCACCACGGCAGCCTGAGCCACCGCAACCTGTTCAAGGCCGACGCGTATCTTGCCCGGTTGCCGGGGGTATACGGGGGCCTCGACCTCGGAGGGCTGCGCGCTCAGGTCTGGGCGGCCCTGAACGAGCCCGGGCTGAGCCCGCAGATCGTGGTGGCCGTGCCCGGAGAGCACGCGCCCGCTGAGTCCACGCTTGCAGAGTGA
- the plsX gene encoding phosphate acyltransferase PlsX, translated as MSAEPDPTSPALTDAASGHPASVAGGTVVSRGGVLPVALDAAGGDHGAPPNVEGAVLAARAGVSVLLVGDRVKLHAELGRHAGSASLPLEVVDAPDVIGMDEHATDVRRRPGASINVCTRLVKEGRAAAAVSMGHSGATMASALLTLGRIRGVERPAILTHLPARGGFTTMLDVGANADVRAVYLAQWAQLASVYLRVLEGRESPSVGLLSIGEEEHKGSALVLETHALLRELHGHGINFHGNVEGRDIFLGTTDIVVTDGFTGNVCLKLAEGEAKVLFGWVRDALQSSLKSRLGGLMVRGALRGLAERMDPSTYGASILIGVRGLAFIGHGSADARAVKNALLRAARAHEAGLIGRLETAFQEASAAAAGN; from the coding sequence ATGAGCGCTGAGCCCGATCCGACGAGTCCGGCCCTGACCGACGCCGCTTCGGGGCACCCGGCGTCGGTCGCTGGAGGTACGGTGGTCTCCAGAGGCGGCGTCCTGCCCGTGGCCCTGGACGCTGCCGGCGGGGATCACGGAGCGCCGCCGAACGTGGAGGGCGCCGTGCTGGCGGCGCGCGCGGGCGTGTCGGTGCTGCTGGTGGGCGACCGGGTCAAGCTGCACGCCGAGCTGGGCCGGCACGCGGGCAGCGCCAGCCTGCCGCTGGAGGTGGTGGACGCCCCCGACGTGATCGGCATGGACGAGCACGCCACCGACGTGCGCCGCCGCCCCGGAGCCAGCATCAACGTCTGCACGCGGCTGGTCAAGGAAGGCCGCGCCGCCGCCGCCGTCAGCATGGGCCACAGCGGCGCCACGATGGCCTCGGCGCTGCTGACCCTGGGCCGCATCCGCGGGGTCGAGCGGCCGGCGATCCTGACCCACCTGCCGGCCCGGGGGGGATTTACGACCATGCTGGACGTGGGCGCGAACGCCGATGTGCGCGCCGTATATCTGGCCCAGTGGGCGCAGCTCGCCAGCGTGTACCTGCGGGTGCTGGAGGGCCGCGAGTCGCCCAGCGTGGGCCTGCTGAGCATCGGTGAGGAGGAGCACAAGGGCAGCGCGCTGGTGCTGGAGACCCACGCCCTGCTGCGCGAGCTGCACGGCCACGGCATCAATTTTCACGGCAACGTGGAGGGCCGCGACATCTTCCTGGGCACCACCGACATCGTGGTCACCGACGGCTTCACCGGCAACGTGTGCCTGAAGCTGGCCGAGGGCGAGGCCAAGGTGCTCTTCGGCTGGGTGCGCGACGCCCTGCAGAGCAGCCTGAAGAGCAGGCTGGGCGGCCTGATGGTGCGCGGCGCCCTGCGGGGCCTGGCCGAGCGCATGGATCCGAGCACCTACGGCGCCAGCATCCTGATCGGGGTGCGCGGTCTGGCGTTCATCGGGCACGGCAGCGCCGACGCGCGGGCCGTGAAGAACGCCCTGCTGCGCGCGGCCCGCGCCCACGAGGCGGGGCTGATCGGCCGCCTGGAAACGGCCTTTCAGGAGGCCAGCGCGGCGGCGGCCGGCAACTGA
- a CDS encoding RBBP9/YdeN family alpha/beta hydrolase — protein MTATLVIVPGLGDSGPDHWQSLWERKFGAARVRQDDPNAPTPQAWAERLQEVIEATPGELLLIGHSTGVLTIVHWAARSGGHGRVKGALLVGPTDAEDAGVQSAHPALAAMAPLPTAPLPFPALVVASESDPYVSFGRAQAFAESWEAEFVSAGDLGHINVASGHGDWPDGEVLLSEAMYAWAPPEIDRF, from the coding sequence ATGACCGCAACCCTCGTGATCGTCCCCGGCCTGGGTGACAGCGGCCCGGATCACTGGCAGTCCCTGTGGGAGCGTAAATTCGGCGCAGCGCGGGTGCGGCAGGACGACCCCAATGCCCCCACCCCGCAGGCCTGGGCAGAGCGGCTGCAGGAGGTCATCGAGGCCACGCCCGGCGAGCTGCTGCTGATCGGCCACTCGACCGGCGTGCTGACCATCGTCCACTGGGCGGCCCGCAGCGGGGGGCACGGGCGGGTGAAGGGCGCGCTGCTGGTCGGCCCCACGGACGCCGAGGACGCGGGCGTGCAGTCGGCGCACCCGGCCCTCGCGGCGATGGCCCCGTTGCCCACGGCGCCCCTGCCCTTCCCGGCCCTGGTGGTCGCCAGCGAGAGCGACCCCTACGTGAGCTTCGGGCGGGCGCAGGCGTTTGCGGAGTCCTGGGAGGCCGAATTCGTGTCAGCGGGTGACCTGGGCCACATCAATGTCGCCAGCGGGCACGGCGACTGGCCCGACGGCGAGGTGCTGCTCAGCGAGGCCATGTACGCCTGGGCGCCTCCGGAGATCGACCGCTTCTGA
- a CDS encoding Nudix hydrolase — MQHDERTHVPVALQAAGVVILNEAGEILLVRELGTPGQMGKAGLWHIPSGSVDEGENPQDTALREAYEETGLRVQLVKFLGTYLGRFPDGAFILRHIWRAEPLPGQTLQPTFTHEVAEARYVSREEFAHLYDAGLIRMYQTALFYEDALRESGTAKRPPTVGSVCSS, encoded by the coding sequence GTGCAGCACGACGAGAGGACGCATGTTCCGGTGGCTCTGCAGGCGGCGGGCGTGGTCATCCTGAACGAAGCGGGCGAGATCCTGCTGGTGCGCGAACTGGGCACGCCGGGCCAGATGGGGAAGGCCGGGTTGTGGCACATCCCCAGCGGCAGCGTGGATGAGGGCGAGAATCCGCAGGACACCGCCCTGCGCGAGGCCTACGAGGAGACCGGGCTGCGGGTGCAGCTGGTGAAGTTCCTGGGCACCTACCTGGGCCGCTTCCCGGACGGCGCATTCATCCTGCGCCATATCTGGCGGGCCGAGCCGCTGCCCGGCCAGACCCTGCAGCCGACCTTCACCCACGAGGTCGCTGAGGCCCGCTATGTCAGCCGCGAGGAATTCGCGCACCTGTACGACGCCGGCCTGATCCGCATGTACCAGACCGCCCTGTTCTACGAGGACGCCCTGCGCGAGAGCGGCACAGCAAAACGCCCCCCGACCGTGGGGAGCGTTTGTTCCTCATAG
- a CDS encoding GGDEF domain-containing protein has product MERRQNERLLALARPMDLESRLSYYRMILPGAAAAVALPLGLDRIEPYLIAFDRTLLPLMVAIFLSLLLLTWTRLKVEWLEWLILGAMAGFVLGRLLYLLAAPGVASPAAALGATLPWVIITMLLNAGLLSPRRGVQANVALLGVLATGLTLWWPGDRPSPERQHLISALSQLLLAAGSVLMAQVVISQRSAAFSRRARRALREANLDALTGLPNRRALDGQLERLSREAGGLLAVALIDVDHFKAINDRYGHARGDEVLRAVGAGLRGCMAPGQILGRYGGEEFLCMSEVPDVEAARRWFELVRRRVPQITVDGLDGLKVTVSVGLVVSPLPRLPAEVLEAADAALYRAKAAGRDNVQLDLLGLDDTPPAAAPEWRLPTPVQS; this is encoded by the coding sequence ATGGAGCGACGTCAGAATGAACGCTTACTGGCGCTGGCCCGCCCGATGGATCTGGAAAGCCGCCTGTCGTACTACCGGATGATCCTGCCGGGCGCGGCGGCGGCGGTGGCCCTGCCCCTGGGACTCGACCGGATCGAGCCCTACCTGATCGCCTTCGACCGGACGCTGCTGCCGCTGATGGTCGCCATCTTCCTGAGCCTGCTGCTGCTGACCTGGACGCGCCTGAAGGTCGAGTGGCTGGAATGGCTGATCCTGGGCGCCATGGCGGGCTTCGTGCTGGGCCGGCTGCTCTACCTGCTTGCCGCGCCCGGCGTGGCCTCGCCGGCGGCCGCGCTCGGAGCCACGCTGCCCTGGGTGATCATCACCATGCTGCTGAACGCCGGGCTGCTCTCGCCGCGCCGCGGCGTGCAGGCCAACGTGGCGCTGCTGGGGGTACTGGCCACGGGACTGACATTGTGGTGGCCCGGCGACCGGCCTTCGCCCGAGCGCCAGCACCTGATCAGCGCCCTGAGCCAGCTGCTGCTGGCCGCCGGGTCGGTGCTGATGGCGCAGGTGGTGATCTCGCAGCGCAGCGCCGCCTTCAGCCGCCGGGCCCGCCGGGCACTGCGGGAGGCGAACCTGGACGCGCTGACCGGCCTGCCCAACCGCCGCGCCCTGGATGGGCAGCTCGAGCGCCTCTCCAGGGAGGCGGGCGGCCTGCTGGCAGTGGCCCTGATCGACGTGGATCACTTCAAGGCGATCAACGACCGCTACGGTCACGCCCGTGGCGACGAGGTGCTGCGGGCCGTGGGGGCCGGGCTACGCGGCTGCATGGCCCCCGGACAGATCCTGGGCCGCTACGGGGGTGAGGAATTCCTGTGCATGTCGGAGGTGCCGGACGTCGAGGCGGCCCGCCGGTGGTTCGAGCTGGTGCGGCGCCGCGTGCCCCAGATCACGGTGGATGGCCTGGACGGTCTGAAGGTGACGGTCAGTGTCGGGCTGGTCGTGAGTCCCCTGCCGCGCCTGCCGGCCGAGGTGCTGGAGGCCGCCGACGCCGCCCTCTACCGCGCCAAGGCCGCCGGGCGTGACAACGTGCAACTCGACCTGCTGGGCCTGGACGATACCCCGCCCGCGGCGGCCCCGGAGTGGCGTCTGCCCACGCCTGTCCAGAGCTGA
- a CDS encoding DUF4384 domain-containing protein, with product MRNAPLSVLALGTLALSLSACTVSVRPNLSLQVQGGNLITNLRPDRGEGGTYAVGESVRLSVSTRSAGYLTLVALQSNGYASVLARNVYVNAGATTFPRAQDGQVYTVAPPRGIQRVRAIFTRVRPTTDLVVSGVFDGTRWNTVTTAYVSPYPQADRDVQETFFYIR from the coding sequence ATGCGTAACGCACCCCTGTCCGTCCTGGCGCTCGGCACGCTGGCCCTGAGCCTCAGCGCCTGCACCGTGTCCGTCCGCCCGAACCTGAGCCTGCAGGTTCAGGGAGGCAACCTGATCACCAACCTGCGCCCGGATCGGGGCGAGGGCGGCACCTACGCCGTGGGCGAGTCCGTGCGCCTGAGCGTCAGCACGCGCAGCGCCGGCTACCTGACCCTGGTGGCCCTGCAGAGCAACGGCTACGCCAGCGTCCTGGCCCGCAACGTGTACGTGAATGCCGGCGCCACCACCTTCCCGCGCGCCCAGGACGGCCAGGTCTACACCGTGGCCCCGCCCCGCGGCATCCAGCGCGTCCGGGCGATCTTCACCCGCGTGCGCCCCACCACCGATCTGGTGGTCAGCGGCGTGTTCGACGGCACCCGCTGGAACACCGTGACCACCGCCTACGTCAGCCCCTACCCGCAGGCCGACCGCGACGTGCAGGAGACCTTCTTCTACATCCGCTGA
- a CDS encoding mechanosensitive ion channel family protein: MWPELLIQLQKPQVWLGLALTLLIAYALYRFGRALLGTLERAVGGRPMSALKWLWLLIVAGGWLAVATHVAYLPGVPVLFELGQDIMSGFRNRAGQFLVIIALALIAWNLIGSATGRIVADEEFNRRSVRVQTLKGVVESTLKVLIVVISLITGLQVLGVNAAGLLAGVSVIGLAVGFGAQSLIKDVFTGFFILLEDQYGVGDVITVNTGQLSGGVERLNLRVTALRALDGTVHIIPNGQINTVSVSSKDWSRVVAEVDVTYTANINDALRVLEKVSEEIYADPEWRHFFLEAPEMQGVTQLAPDGVTLRALFKVQPKSQYAIGREFNRRIKIAMDQSGIEIPFPQRSLNFGTAPIEIKLTREDLRGDPRDSQDRLHSPQKPSMTREPEEGELS; encoded by the coding sequence ATGTGGCCTGAACTCCTGATCCAGCTCCAGAAACCGCAGGTCTGGCTGGGCCTTGCCCTGACCCTGCTGATCGCCTACGCCCTGTACCGCTTCGGGCGGGCGCTGCTCGGCACCCTCGAACGCGCGGTCGGGGGCCGGCCGATGAGCGCCCTGAAATGGCTGTGGCTGCTGATCGTGGCGGGCGGCTGGCTGGCGGTGGCCACCCACGTGGCGTACCTGCCGGGGGTGCCGGTGCTGTTCGAGCTGGGTCAGGACATCATGAGCGGCTTCCGCAACCGGGCGGGGCAGTTCCTGGTGATCATCGCGCTGGCCCTGATCGCCTGGAACCTGATCGGCTCGGCCACCGGGCGGATCGTGGCCGACGAGGAGTTCAACCGCCGCAGCGTGCGCGTCCAGACCCTCAAGGGCGTGGTGGAGAGCACCCTCAAGGTGCTGATCGTGGTCATCAGCCTGATCACGGGGCTGCAGGTGCTGGGGGTGAACGCGGCCGGGCTGCTGGCCGGCGTCTCGGTGATCGGCCTGGCGGTGGGTTTCGGCGCGCAGAGCCTGATCAAGGACGTGTTCACCGGCTTTTTCATCCTGCTCGAAGACCAGTACGGGGTGGGCGACGTGATCACCGTGAACACCGGGCAGCTTTCGGGCGGCGTGGAGCGGCTCAACCTGCGCGTGACCGCGCTGCGGGCGCTGGACGGCACCGTGCACATCATTCCCAACGGGCAGATCAACACGGTCAGCGTGAGCAGCAAGGACTGGTCGCGCGTGGTGGCCGAGGTGGACGTGACCTACACGGCCAACATCAACGACGCCCTGCGCGTGCTGGAGAAGGTCAGCGAGGAGATCTACGCCGATCCCGAATGGCGGCACTTCTTCCTGGAGGCGCCCGAGATGCAGGGCGTGACCCAGCTCGCCCCGGACGGCGTGACGCTGCGCGCCCTGTTCAAGGTGCAGCCCAAGAGCCAGTACGCCATCGGGCGGGAGTTCAACCGCCGCATCAAGATCGCCATGGATCAGTCGGGGATCGAGATTCCCTTTCCGCAGCGCAGCCTGAACTTTGGCACGGCGCCCATCGAGATCAAGCTCACGCGCGAAGACCTGCGCGGCGATCCCCGGGACTCGCAGGATCGCCTGCATTCACCCCAGAAGCCCAGCATGACCCGCGAGCCGGAAGAGGGCGAACTGAGCTGA
- a CDS encoding YfiT family bacillithiol transferase: MSDPRYPIGPMPIHLSLSPEERQEALGALRALPAELRAAVHGLDDRQLDTPYREGGWTLRQVVHHVADSHMNAYVRVKLALTEENPTIKPYDEGRWAALPDSLLAPGVSLELLEALHARLLAVLEGVQDWGRLWTHPAQGRTTTLDTLLGMYAWHGRHHVAHITGLRGRQGW; this comes from the coding sequence GTGAGCGACCCCCGCTATCCGATCGGCCCGATGCCCATTCACCTGAGCCTGAGCCCCGAGGAACGCCAGGAGGCGCTGGGGGCCCTGCGTGCCCTGCCGGCCGAGTTGCGCGCCGCCGTGCATGGCCTGGACGACCGGCAACTGGATACCCCCTACCGTGAGGGCGGCTGGACGCTGCGGCAGGTCGTCCACCACGTCGCGGACAGCCACATGAACGCCTACGTGCGGGTCAAGCTCGCCCTGACCGAAGAGAACCCGACCATCAAGCCCTACGACGAAGGGCGGTGGGCCGCGCTGCCGGACTCGCTGCTGGCCCCCGGAGTCAGCCTGGAGCTGCTGGAGGCCCTGCACGCCCGCCTGCTGGCCGTGCTGGAGGGCGTCCAGGACTGGGGCCGCCTCTGGACTCACCCGGCGCAGGGCCGCACGACCACGCTCGACACGCTGCTCGGCATGTACGCTTGGCACGGTCGGCATCATGTGGCGCACATCACGGGGCTGCGCGGACGTCAGGGCTGGTAG
- a CDS encoding nucleotide pyrophosphohydrolase: MTPPSEQVLTFQQASARVDAYISQFREGYFPPLLMLARLTEEVGEVARVVAHMNGKTPKPGEDVGDLELELADLLFVMVCMANERGLSLERGFERMMEKVETRDAERWTRKEAGSGTPGGGAERE, translated from the coding sequence ATGACCCCACCTTCCGAGCAAGTCCTGACCTTTCAGCAGGCCAGCGCCCGTGTCGACGCCTACATCTCCCAGTTCAGGGAGGGGTACTTCCCGCCCCTCCTGATGCTGGCCCGCCTGACCGAGGAGGTGGGCGAGGTGGCCCGCGTGGTGGCCCATATGAACGGCAAGACGCCCAAGCCCGGCGAGGACGTGGGCGACCTGGAGCTGGAGCTGGCCGACCTGCTGTTCGTGATGGTGTGCATGGCGAACGAACGCGGCCTGAGCCTGGAACGCGGCTTCGAGCGCATGATGGAAAAGGTCGAGACCCGCGACGCGGAGCGCTGGACGCGCAAGGAGGCGGGGAGCGGGACGCCGGGCGGCGGGGCGGAGCGGGAATGA